Proteins found in one Vallitalea guaymasensis genomic segment:
- a CDS encoding segregation and condensation protein A, whose product MSIPVKLEVFEGPLDLLLHLIDKNKLNIYDIPIVMITDQFLEYIKKLEEKNMEIMSEFIEMAATLINIKSKMLLPIEDEEEEETDPREELMNKLVEYKKFKYIRDKLKVRQIDAKKVIFKEPTIPTEVLNYEEKVDTSKLLSDIDFSMIYNVFQSVMKKQYNKIDTIRSDFGEIVREEYTVNDKIDYIINLSKQYETISFRDVLETQLSKVEIIVTFLAVLELMKMGKISIVQRDLFDDIIIKYTDLNNDNII is encoded by the coding sequence TTGAGTATTCCTGTAAAATTAGAAGTATTTGAAGGACCATTAGATTTATTGCTACATTTAATAGACAAAAACAAATTGAATATATATGATATACCTATTGTTATGATAACGGATCAGTTTTTGGAATATATCAAGAAGTTAGAAGAAAAAAATATGGAAATCATGAGTGAATTTATTGAAATGGCGGCTACATTAATAAATATTAAATCTAAAATGCTGTTGCCAATAGAAGATGAAGAGGAAGAGGAAACAGACCCTAGAGAAGAACTGATGAATAAACTCGTTGAGTACAAGAAGTTTAAATATATTAGAGATAAATTGAAAGTAAGGCAAATTGATGCTAAAAAAGTTATTTTCAAAGAACCTACAATACCAACAGAAGTTCTTAACTATGAAGAAAAAGTAGATACCAGTAAGTTACTATCAGATATAGACTTTTCTATGATTTATAATGTATTCCAATCTGTTATGAAAAAGCAATATAACAAAATAGATACTATAAGAAGTGATTTTGGTGAGATTGTTAGAGAAGAATATACTGTAAATGATAAAATAGATTATATAATTAATTTATCAAAACAGTACGAAACCATAAGTTTCAGAGATGTTCTTGAAACTCAATTATCCAAAGTAGAAATAATTGTTACATTTCTTGCAGTTTTGGAATTAATGAAGATGGGTAAAATATCAATCGTACAACGGGACCTATTTGATGATATCATTATAAAGTATACAGATTTAAATAATGATAATATAATATAA
- a CDS encoding site-2 protease family protein, which produces MEAIKLLIEIAISFVCAVIVVCVHEYPRIICYKYLVHPLYKKETKVSFNPLKYMDPFGIISFMFLGAGWQKPFSFNTGRLRDKKKGLISITLIGILSNLLLMAVLIPIFVSTFQQNYYVTKFLFILILFNLAIVVVNLLPVPPFDMVKIIQALNPRAYFKFVQYEKVIQALFILFLASGFISTLVNIIINSIFSTMIVNGV; this is translated from the coding sequence ATGGAAGCAATAAAATTATTAATAGAAATAGCAATTAGTTTTGTCTGTGCAGTAATTGTAGTATGTGTTCATGAATATCCTAGAATTATTTGTTACAAGTATTTAGTTCATCCATTATATAAGAAGGAAACTAAAGTTTCATTTAATCCGCTAAAATATATGGATCCATTTGGAATAATCTCTTTTATGTTCTTAGGTGCTGGATGGCAGAAACCATTTAGTTTTAATACTGGTAGATTAAGAGATAAGAAAAAAGGTCTTATATCCATAACATTAATTGGTATATTATCTAATTTGCTGTTAATGGCAGTTTTAATACCTATTTTTGTTTCAACATTTCAGCAGAATTATTATGTGACTAAGTTTTTATTTATATTGATTCTTTTTAACTTAGCTATAGTTGTTGTGAATTTATTACCTGTACCACCATTTGATATGGTTAAAATAATTCAAGCTCTTAATCCACGTGCATACTTCAAATTTGTTCAATACGAGAAAGTTATTCAAGCTTTATTCATTTTATTCTTGGCTTCTGGATTTATTAGTACTCTAGTAAATATTATTATCAATAGTATTTTTAGTACTATGATAGTTAACGGGGTATAA
- a CDS encoding transglutaminase-like domain-containing protein, with protein MPKGELQLKKIVLTFIVALIFVALAGTTAFAKSEIIKVNADNGTVSINYDTTNYSDLKVVVKKGSDKYIYNLNSSNEELPLQMGNGEYTVGIYKRADGNKYKLLTSSKVHNDTTNNTVFLASVQNVHWTSNSNAAILAKELTKDAKTDREKIEVIYNYIIDNVKYDDEKAKNVSSRYLPSTNETLASKKGICYDYASLFAVMLRSLNIPTKLVHGDSNFTSVYHAWNEVLVDNNWIVVDTTIDAAYKSEGVKVSYEKDPSDYSAKKVF; from the coding sequence ATGCCGAAGGGAGAGTTACAACTGAAAAAAATAGTATTAACTTTTATAGTTGCATTAATTTTTGTAGCATTAGCTGGGACAACCGCTTTTGCTAAGAGTGAAATTATAAAGGTCAATGCTGATAACGGCACAGTAAGTATCAATTATGATACTACTAATTATTCTGACTTAAAAGTTGTCGTGAAGAAGGGTTCGGATAAATATATCTATAACCTTAATTCTTCAAATGAAGAGCTACCATTACAAATGGGCAATGGTGAGTATACTGTAGGAATATATAAAAGAGCTGATGGTAACAAGTACAAATTGTTAACATCCAGTAAAGTACATAATGATACAACTAATAATACAGTATTCTTAGCAAGTGTTCAGAATGTACATTGGACAAGCAATTCAAATGCAGCTATTCTAGCTAAAGAACTAACTAAAGATGCCAAGACTGACAGAGAGAAAATAGAAGTTATATATAATTACATAATCGATAATGTTAAATATGATGATGAAAAAGCAAAGAATGTTAGTAGTAGATATTTACCTTCAACTAATGAAACGTTAGCTAGTAAAAAAGGAATATGCTACGATTATGCTTCTCTATTTGCAGTTATGCTTAGAAGCCTTAACATTCCTACAAAGCTTGTTCATGGCGATAGTAATTTCACTTCTGTCTATCATGCTTGGAATGAAGTGTTAGTTGATAACAATTGGATAGTTGTAGACACTACCATTGATGCAGCATATAAATCAGAAGGTGTAAAAGTTTCTTATGAAAAAGACCCTTCAGATTATAGTGCTAAAAAGGTATTTTAA
- a CDS encoding MBL fold metallo-hydrolase, with translation MRKYFVLVMMIVIMVTPGCSAKKDEYIYKLDIDNEVNIDDSLTIKEIKKGVLVVNHKFPWDGNSMIIEMKNGEIALIDTPYENEATRKIIEWVRERAGQEVKFIEINTGFHFDNLGGNKYLAEQDIKIIGTSKTVNMVKERGEDARKLFLDWLKDPELKKYYDVYTKLEYIEPTEIVNIDIDEEMEIVFGDEKLVLYYPQESHSPDNIVVYYPSKKVLFGGCMVKSAESENLGNTADANIMGWSESIKKLKRKYSEKSVDVIVPGHGEVGDYSLLENTENLLEQ, from the coding sequence ATGAGAAAATATTTTGTATTAGTAATGATGATAGTAATAATGGTTACCCCTGGATGCAGTGCTAAAAAGGATGAATATATCTATAAGCTAGATATTGATAATGAAGTTAATATTGATGATAGTTTGACCATTAAAGAAATTAAGAAGGGTGTTTTAGTAGTAAATCATAAATTTCCATGGGATGGAAATTCTATGATTATTGAAATGAAAAATGGCGAAATAGCCCTGATTGATACACCTTATGAAAACGAAGCAACTAGAAAAATTATTGAGTGGGTCCGAGAACGAGCAGGTCAAGAGGTTAAATTTATAGAAATAAATACTGGTTTTCACTTTGACAATTTAGGTGGAAATAAATATCTTGCTGAACAAGATATTAAGATTATAGGAACATCAAAAACGGTAAATATGGTTAAAGAAAGAGGAGAAGATGCTAGAAAGCTTTTTTTAGATTGGCTAAAAGATCCTGAATTGAAAAAATATTATGATGTTTACACTAAACTTGAGTATATAGAGCCTACTGAAATAGTTAATATAGATATTGATGAGGAAATGGAAATTGTTTTTGGAGATGAAAAATTAGTACTTTATTATCCACAAGAATCCCATTCTCCTGACAACATTGTCGTTTATTACCCTAGTAAAAAAGTATTGTTTGGTGGTTGTATGGTGAAATCAGCTGAATCAGAAAACTTGGGTAATACAGCAGATGCAAATATTATGGGATGGTCAGAAAGCATAAAGAAATTAAAAAGAAAGTATAGTGAAAAAAGTGTTGATGTAATTGTTCCTGGTCATGGTGAAGTAGGCGATTATTCTTTGTTAGAAAATACTGAGAATCTATTAGAGCAATGA
- a CDS encoding BlaR1 family beta-lactam sensor/signal transducer, with product MFNLHELTIQIFHSSIIISTVILIILSIKTIFKNRLGAMWHYSIWYILILRMMLIESVETSFSFFNIYNYLLNKKSDIAIITNDTLLEPLGNSNMLNQPTNISGDYAISMTQNQLTFLYDKGTMVWLIGVLLISIIIIGYNLYFNFRLRSKYEINVDENIKMIVEDCKLKMKVDKKIGIAESNLFKTPILLGVLKPMLVFPKAILQDLTSKELEYIILHELAHYKRKDIIKNWICVMLQVIHWFNPLVSYAFYKMRQDCEVACDAYVLSHLESHEYKDYGNTIITMIEKISFSSSIPGIVGFSNKKTNIKTRIHSIVEFSKEKKTTKIKKAIVFVVLACILLSNRQSVMGYEESELPINIIDEHLKEYFDKYDGTFVMLNENEDNYYIYNSYKAQQRIAPLSTFKIVIAVTALEEGIIKDGMSELIWDGTKYPYDIWNMNHNLKTGMKFSVNWYFEKLSRDIGKEKMTDVIKNINYGNEVGWRGIESIINGKLALKISPIEQVEFLKKIHNYEIPFKKENIDTVKEVIKLSQNENSVLAGKTGTLILNEYEINGWFIGYVEKNNNVYYFAVNIEGDSDANGVNARKIALKILNDKGIY from the coding sequence TTGTTTAATTTACATGAGTTGACTATTCAAATATTTCATTCATCAATAATAATAAGTACTGTCATCTTGATTATTCTTAGCATAAAAACCATATTTAAAAATAGATTAGGAGCAATGTGGCATTATTCCATATGGTATATACTTATATTAAGGATGATGTTGATAGAATCTGTTGAAACCAGTTTTAGTTTTTTTAATATATATAATTACTTATTAAATAAGAAAAGCGATATTGCCATTATCACCAATGATACATTATTAGAACCTCTTGGAAATAGTAATATGCTTAATCAACCAACAAATATTTCAGGTGATTACGCAATATCTATGACACAGAATCAATTGACATTCTTATATGATAAAGGGACTATGGTTTGGTTAATAGGTGTTTTACTAATATCAATAATTATAATAGGTTATAATTTATACTTTAATTTTAGATTAAGAAGTAAATATGAAATTAATGTAGATGAAAATATAAAGATGATTGTGGAAGATTGCAAGCTAAAGATGAAGGTAGATAAAAAAATAGGTATTGCTGAAAGTAATTTGTTCAAAACACCCATATTGTTAGGTGTTCTTAAACCAATGTTAGTATTCCCAAAAGCTATCTTACAGGATTTAACATCAAAGGAATTGGAATATATTATCCTACACGAGTTAGCACATTATAAAAGAAAAGATATCATAAAGAATTGGATCTGTGTTATGTTACAGGTTATTCATTGGTTTAATCCATTGGTCAGCTATGCATTTTATAAAATGCGTCAGGATTGTGAAGTTGCTTGCGATGCATATGTCCTTTCTCATTTGGAATCACATGAATATAAGGATTATGGTAATACAATAATTACTATGATTGAAAAAATATCTTTTTCTTCATCTATCCCTGGAATAGTAGGATTTAGTAACAAAAAAACTAATATTAAAACTCGCATTCATAGTATTGTAGAATTTAGCAAGGAGAAAAAAACAACAAAAATCAAAAAAGCAATAGTTTTTGTAGTATTAGCATGTATCTTGTTAAGCAATAGACAGAGTGTAATGGGCTATGAAGAGTCAGAGTTACCTATAAATATAATAGATGAACACTTAAAAGAATATTTTGATAAATATGATGGGACATTTGTTATGTTAAATGAGAATGAAGACAATTATTACATTTATAATTCTTATAAGGCTCAACAGCGTATAGCACCATTGTCTACTTTTAAGATAGTTATTGCTGTAACGGCTCTTGAAGAGGGAATCATAAAAGACGGAATGTCAGAGTTGATATGGGATGGAACAAAATATCCTTATGATATATGGAACATGAATCACAACTTAAAAACAGGGATGAAATTTTCTGTTAATTGGTATTTTGAAAAGTTAAGTAGAGATATAGGTAAAGAAAAAATGACAGACGTGATTAAGAATATTAATTACGGTAATGAAGTTGGCTGGAGAGGGATAGAAAGTATTATAAATGGTAAATTAGCATTAAAGATTTCACCTATAGAACAAGTTGAATTTCTTAAAAAAATACATAATTACGAAATACCATTTAAGAAAGAAAACATAGATACGGTAAAAGAAGTTATAAAATTATCACAAAATGAGAATAGTGTTTTGGCTGGGAAAACAGGAACATTGATTTTAAATGAATATGAAATCAATGGGTGGTTTATTGGTTATGTAGAAAAAAATAATAACGTATACTATTTTGCCGTTAACATTGAAGGAGATAGTGATGCAAATGGTGTTAACGCTCGTAAAATAGCGCTAAAAATATTAAATGATAAAGGGATATACTAA
- a CDS encoding BlaI/MecI/CopY family transcriptional regulator, translated as MEQNTQISGAEWKIMNILWSTSPLTANEIINHLGNHVNWNDRTIRTLINRLLKKQAISFDKKGREYLYYPIVNEDECKRKENKNFLNRVYNGTFSLMFAKFLEDEAFSKDEINDLKKILNEKTEK; from the coding sequence ATGGAACAAAATACTCAAATATCAGGTGCAGAATGGAAAATAATGAATATACTTTGGTCGACTTCACCCCTTACAGCGAATGAAATAATTAATCATTTGGGTAATCATGTCAATTGGAATGATAGAACCATAAGAACATTAATAAATAGATTATTGAAAAAGCAAGCAATTTCATTTGATAAAAAGGGCAGAGAATACTTATATTACCCTATTGTTAACGAAGATGAATGTAAAAGAAAAGAAAACAAAAATTTCTTAAACCGTGTTTATAATGGCACTTTCAGCTTGATGTTTGCAAAATTTTTGGAAGATGAGGCATTTAGTAAGGATGAAATAAATGATTTGAAAAAGATTCTTAACGAAAAGACGGAAAAATAA